The following nucleotide sequence is from Ignavibacteriales bacterium.
AAAATTGAGCGGGAAACGGGATTCGGACCCGCGACATTCACCTTGGCAAGGTGACGCTCTACCAACTGAGCTATTCCCGCAATTAATGCTGAATAATATACTGAAATTTTCATGCACACGCAAATAAAATTAATAGTTCACGTAGAATTTTTACAGAGCGGGTTAAATGCAACCATTTCCACCATTTAGAAGACCTGCTCTTTGTTTAATAACATCAAATCTATGTAGGATTTGGTGATGAATTGATCGTGTGAGATGTTGAATCTATCGATTAAATAATTCATTATTCCACTTGGTGTTTGATTATTATCCCCCATCGGTATCTCGAATTCTAAGAATGAACCTAGGTCTTTGACTTGATCGATGTGAATTCTGGTTGTTCCCAGCATGTACAACTTCCGCTTTTTCTCAACGACCGCGCGAATACCGTACGATGATGCCAATATTTCTTTAAGATCAGATGCATTGATAGTTTTGTATATATAAAAATTACTTCTTCTTTGAACTGAATCCTCTTCGCGATTGTAAAAAATCAATTCAGCATCTGAATCTGGGACTTCTCT
It contains:
- a CDS encoding class IV adenylate cyclase, producing the protein MPVNLEIKAHVNDLQVAENIAIEIGAHETGVLIQTDTYFNSPNGRLKMREVPDSDAELIFYNREEDSVQRRSNFYIYKTINASDLKEILASSYGIRAVVEKKRKLYMLGTTRIHIDQVKDLGSFLEFEIPMGDNNQTPSGIMNYLIDRFNISHDQFITKSYIDLMLLNKEQVF